The nucleotide window AAAAATGGCGTTGCGATAGGTGCTCATCCTGGCTTTCCTGACCGGGAAAATTTTGGCAGAACGGCAATGGTATTACCCCCTGAGACAGTCTATGCCCAGACGCTTTACCAGACTGGTGCGCTGGAGGCGATCGTCCGTGCTCAGCAGGGCGTACTGCGTCATGTGAAGCCGCACGGTATGCTCTATAACCAGGCGGCAAAAGATCCGGTTCTGGCAGATGCCATTGCCCGCGCGGTGCGGGACTGTGACCCACAGCTTATCCTCGTTGGTCTGGCGGGTAGTGAGTTGATTCGCGCCGGGCAGCGTCTGGGTTTAGCCACCCGGCAGGAAGTGTTTGCCGACAGGGGGTATCAGGCTGACGGGAGCCTGGTCCCCCGCACTCAGCCCGGGGCACTCATCACTGATGAAGAACAGGCTCTGGCGCAGACGCTGGAGATGGTGCGTACGGGTCAGGTCATTGCGATTGACGGTACATCCGCAAAGGTACAGGCGGATACGGTGTGTTTACACGGCGACGGCGAGCACGCGCTGCGTTTTGCGCGTCGTTTGCGGGCGGCGTTTGCTGAACACGGGATCCTCGTCAGCGCCTGATATTTACAATAAGGATGAAAAGATGCCAGAAGGCCCGGAGATCCGCCGCGCAGCGGATAGCCTGGAGGCGGCGATAAAGGGCAAACCCCTGACGGATGTCTGGTTTGCTTTCCCTCAACTGAAACCGTTTGAATCACAGCTGGTGGGGCAGACGGTGACTCATATCGACACGCGCGGCAAGGCATTGCTCACACACTTTTCCCATAACCTGACGTTATACAGCCATAACCAGCTTTATGGCGTGTGGCGAGTGGTTAACGCTAATGAGCAGCCGCAAACGACCCGTGTGCTGCGCGTCAGGTTGCAAACGGCGGATAAAGCTATCCTGCTGTATAGCGCTTCAGATATCGAAATGTTAACGCCGGAGCAGTTGCTTAC belongs to Enterobacter cloacae and includes:
- a CDS encoding UPF0271 protein, whose amino-acid sequence is MVKIDLNADLGEGGSADAELMTLVSSVNIACGFHAGDAQTMLTSVRNAIKNGVAIGAHPGFPDRENFGRTAMVLPPETVYAQTLYQTGALEAIVRAQQGVLRHVKPHGMLYNQAAKDPVLADAIARAVRDCDPQLILVGLAGSELIRAGQRLGLATRQEVFADRGYQADGSLVPRTQPGALITDEEQALAQTLEMVRTGQVIAIDGTSAKVQADTVCLHGDGEHALRFARRLRAAFAEHGILVSA